A genome region from Oncorhynchus masou masou isolate Uvic2021 chromosome 14, UVic_Omas_1.1, whole genome shotgun sequence includes the following:
- the LOC135554777 gene encoding uncharacterized protein LOC135554777, with translation MAYLEFKFEDEITKYIREQELATSLKFVILGKDKSFGQKDAQPLARKKLSWESKSIPFNGVPFQVVGTKTYECHQGKDRQTKAKEKYAAERDKKELEDHAFVKRRKLVQNTKKVDCKAIINIAHVIRFPDFKIEESTVRSKKEASQTLKAALSETPSSVKAEVVYCVRFPSLSEHSSHAVVGEAAHVREAVDARLREKIEQLTLSGVRKMTEMKCHLNTFVVEELFLGEQPLHLLAGAITPLTVT, from the exons ATGGCATATCTCGAGTTCAAGTTTGAGGACGAAATAACTAAATACATTCGGGAACAAGAATTGGCAACGTCACTGAAATTCGTAATATTGGGAAAGGACAAAAGTTTTGGACAAAAGG ATGCACAGCCTTTGGCACGGAAAAAACTCAGCTGGGAGAGTAAAAGTATCCCGTTCAATGGTGTTCCGTTTCAAGTTGTTGGCACAAAGACGTATGAATGCCACCAgggcaaagacagacagacaaaagccAAAGAGAAATATGCTGCTGAAAGAGACAAGAAGGAA CTTGAAGACCATGCTTTTGTAAAGAGACGGAAACTGGTACAAAATACCAAAAAGGTGGACTGCAAGGCTATAATAAACATCGCCCACGTTATCCGCTTTCCTGATTTTAAG ATTGAGGAAAGTACAGTGCGCTCTAAAAAGGAGGCCTCCCAAACTCTGAAGGCAGCactaagtgaaacacccagctCCGTGAAGGCAGAGGTTGTCTACTGCGTTaggttcccctccctctctgagcaCAGCTCACATGCAGTTGTTGGCGAG GCAGCTCATGTTAGGGAAGCTGTAGATGCCAGGCTGAGAGAGAAGATTGAGCAGCTGACTCTGTCTGGTGTGAGAAAGATGACTGAAATGAAGTGTCATCTGAACACCTTTGTAGTGGAAGAGCTTTTCCTTGGAGAGCAGCCCCTCCACCTACTCGCAGGCGCTATTACCCCACTGACAGTGACATAA